One Pseudonocardia abyssalis DNA segment encodes these proteins:
- a CDS encoding thioredoxin family protein: MSAVDAGPVACPACGRRNRVPAVASGTPHCGSCRAPLPWLVAAGDADVVDVVDRSPLPVLLDLWAPWCGPCRAVAPAVARVARELAGHVKAVQVNVDEAPGVAARFGARSIPTLLVLRDGVEIARQVGALPAERLLGWVRATVG, translated from the coding sequence ATGAGCGCCGTCGACGCGGGCCCGGTGGCCTGCCCGGCCTGCGGGCGCCGCAACCGGGTGCCCGCGGTGGCAAGCGGGACCCCGCACTGCGGGTCGTGCCGCGCCCCGCTGCCCTGGCTGGTCGCGGCGGGCGACGCCGACGTGGTCGACGTCGTGGACCGGTCACCCCTGCCGGTCCTGCTCGACCTGTGGGCGCCGTGGTGCGGTCCCTGCCGCGCGGTGGCCCCGGCGGTCGCGCGGGTCGCGCGGGAGCTCGCGGGGCACGTCAAGGCCGTCCAGGTGAACGTCGACGAGGCACCCGGGGTGGCCGCCCGCTTCGGCGCCCGCAGCATCCCGACCCTGCTGGTGCTGCGCGACGGCGTCGAGATCGCCCGGCAGGTCGGTGCGCTGCCCGCGGAGCGGCTGCTCGGCTGGGTCCGCGCGACCGTCGGGTGA
- a CDS encoding CBS domain-containing protein codes for MKARDVMTSPVITLRPDTPVHAAAALLIAHGFTAAPVVGPHRRLLGIATEADLVRGRVVPDGWTVQPGPEPAVAAVMTPDPTTARPDDDLADVVATMLDRGVGSVPVVEDGDLVGILSRRDVLRCVARRELTSAEVHRRRDLVEPAREDG; via the coding sequence ATGAAGGCGCGTGACGTCATGACCAGCCCGGTGATCACCCTGCGGCCCGACACCCCGGTGCACGCCGCGGCGGCGCTGCTGATCGCCCACGGCTTCACCGCGGCACCGGTGGTCGGCCCGCACCGGCGGCTGCTGGGCATCGCCACCGAGGCCGACCTGGTGCGCGGCCGGGTCGTCCCCGACGGCTGGACCGTGCAGCCCGGGCCGGAACCGGCCGTGGCGGCGGTCATGACCCCGGACCCGACCACGGCCCGTCCCGATGACGACCTCGCCGACGTCGTGGCCACGATGCTCGATCGCGGCGTCGGCTCGGTCCCGGTCGTGGAGGACGGCGACCTCGTCGGCATCCTCAGCCGCCGCGACGTCCTGCGCTGCGTCGCCCGCCGCGAGCTGACCTCGGCCGAGGTGCACCGGCGCCGGGACCTGGTCGAGCCCGCCCGGGAGGACGGCTGA
- a CDS encoding acyl carrier protein produces MTTRTADDARALVLDALRAVAPGPELDALGPHDDLRDTLGLDSLDFLAVVRRVSDGTGIRIDEDDYGRLSDLDGWVALLTRPS; encoded by the coding sequence ATGACCACCCGCACCGCCGACGACGCCCGCGCGCTCGTCCTCGACGCCCTGCGCGCCGTCGCCCCGGGACCCGAGCTGGACGCGCTCGGCCCGCACGACGACCTGCGCGACACCCTCGGCCTGGACTCGCTGGACTTCCTCGCGGTCGTCCGCCGCGTCAGCGACGGGACCGGCATCCGCATCGACGAGGACGACTACGGGCGGCTGTCGGACCTCGACGGCTGGGTCGCCCTGCTGACCCGGCCGTCGTGA
- a CDS encoding 2-oxo acid dehydrogenase subunit E2: MPSLGADMAEGTVVEWLIGPGDEVRRGDVVATVDTEKALIDVECFESGTVDRLLVDVGTKVPVGAPLALIATAAPGGPPPAGPRPSGAPAPAEPPPPAAPPQPAEPPPPTAPPQPAAPPGTGPPRPRTAPHPAGRSPLTRRRAAAAGLDLAALPGTGPDGEVTRADVDQALRSGPPHRPRISPYARRLARERGLDPTALAAGTTGPLRARDVVAAPAAPVAPAPPPPRPRSVTAALMARSKREIPHYYLSTEIELGAALERLRRHNLAIPVADRVLPAAQLLHAVVRAAGAVPELNGHWIEDRFVPGDGVHLGVAVALRGGGLSVPVLHHADALDLDALMAALLGAAGRARSGRLRSSEADGATLTVTNLGELGVDAVTGVIFPPQVALVGFGAVRPRAWPEGDALVVRPVVTATLSGDHRATDGATGARLLHEIDRQLHRPEDTA, encoded by the coding sequence ATGCCCTCCCTCGGCGCCGACATGGCCGAGGGCACGGTCGTCGAATGGCTGATCGGCCCGGGCGACGAGGTGCGCCGCGGGGACGTCGTCGCGACCGTGGACACCGAGAAGGCGCTGATCGACGTCGAGTGCTTCGAGTCCGGCACCGTGGACCGGCTGCTCGTCGACGTGGGGACGAAGGTGCCGGTGGGCGCGCCGCTGGCCCTGATCGCCACCGCGGCGCCGGGCGGGCCGCCACCCGCCGGGCCGCGACCGTCCGGTGCCCCCGCGCCGGCCGAGCCGCCGCCACCCGCCGCGCCGCCCCAGCCCGCCGAGCCGCCGCCACCCACCGCGCCGCCGCAGCCCGCTGCACCGCCGGGCACCGGACCACCGCGGCCGCGGACGGCCCCGCACCCGGCGGGCCGGTCGCCGCTGACCCGCAGGCGGGCCGCCGCGGCGGGGCTGGACCTCGCGGCCCTGCCGGGCACCGGGCCGGACGGTGAGGTCACCCGCGCCGACGTGGACCAGGCCCTGCGCTCCGGCCCGCCGCACCGCCCCCGCATCTCCCCCTACGCCCGGCGCCTGGCCCGCGAACGCGGGCTCGACCCGACCGCGTTGGCGGCCGGCACGACCGGGCCGCTGCGGGCCCGGGACGTCGTCGCGGCACCCGCGGCACCGGTGGCTCCCGCGCCCCCGCCGCCCCGGCCGCGGTCGGTCACCGCCGCCCTGATGGCCCGCTCCAAGCGGGAGATCCCGCACTACTACCTGAGCACCGAGATCGAGCTCGGCGCCGCGCTGGAACGGCTGCGCCGGCACAACCTCGCGATCCCGGTCGCCGACCGGGTCCTCCCGGCGGCGCAGCTGCTGCACGCCGTCGTCCGGGCCGCGGGCGCGGTGCCCGAACTCAACGGGCACTGGATCGAGGACCGCTTCGTGCCCGGAGACGGCGTCCACCTGGGCGTCGCCGTCGCCCTGCGCGGCGGCGGACTGTCCGTGCCCGTGCTGCACCACGCGGACGCCCTGGACCTCGACGCACTCATGGCCGCCCTGCTGGGCGCGGCCGGGCGGGCGCGCAGCGGGCGCCTGCGCTCGTCCGAGGCGGACGGCGCCACCCTGACCGTCACCAACCTGGGCGAGCTCGGGGTCGACGCGGTCACCGGGGTGATCTTCCCGCCCCAGGTGGCGCTGGTCGGCTTCGGTGCGGTCCGGCCGCGGGCCTGGCCGGAGGGGGACGCGCTCGTCGTCCGGCCCGTCGTCACCGCGACCCTGTCCGGTGACCACCGCGCCACCGACGGCGCCACCGGCGCCCGACTGCTGCACGAGATCGACCGCCAGCTGCACCGACCGGAGGACACCGCATGA
- a CDS encoding alpha-ketoacid dehydrogenase subunit beta — protein sequence MATTTFREAFRAGLREALAADDRVFLMGEDVGRYGGCFAVSQGLLEEFGERRVRDTPLSESAFVGAGIGAALGGARPVVEIMTVNFSLLALDQILNNAATLRHMSGGQLGVPLVIRVPTGPGRQLAAQHSHTLEGIYAHIPGLRVLTPATLADARGMLAPALADPDPVLVFEQIALYGTSGELPDDAGPVDISRAAVRRPGTDVTLVAYGGSLAPTEAAAEQLATDGVSAEVVDLRVLRPLDEATVLASVARTHRLVVVDNAWRSGSPSAEIAARVAEHALYELDAPIERVCGVEVPLPYPHHLEEAALPGVADVVAAARRAVG from the coding sequence ATGGCCACCACCACGTTCCGCGAGGCCTTCCGGGCCGGTCTGCGCGAGGCGCTCGCCGCCGACGACCGGGTGTTCCTCATGGGCGAGGACGTCGGCCGCTACGGCGGCTGCTTCGCCGTGAGCCAGGGCCTGCTCGAGGAGTTCGGCGAGCGGCGGGTGCGCGACACCCCGCTCTCGGAGTCGGCGTTCGTCGGTGCCGGGATCGGCGCGGCACTCGGCGGGGCCCGGCCGGTCGTCGAGATCATGACGGTGAACTTCAGCCTGCTCGCGCTCGACCAGATCCTCAACAACGCCGCGACCCTGCGGCACATGTCCGGCGGGCAGCTCGGGGTGCCGCTGGTCATCCGCGTCCCGACCGGGCCGGGCCGCCAGCTCGCCGCGCAGCACTCGCACACCCTGGAGGGGATCTACGCGCACATCCCGGGTCTGCGGGTGCTCACCCCCGCCACCCTGGCCGACGCCCGGGGCATGCTCGCGCCCGCGCTGGCCGATCCCGATCCGGTGCTGGTCTTCGAGCAGATCGCGCTCTACGGGACCTCCGGCGAGCTGCCCGACGACGCCGGCCCGGTCGACATCTCCCGCGCCGCCGTGCGCCGCCCCGGCACCGACGTCACGCTCGTCGCCTACGGCGGCTCGCTGGCCCCGACCGAGGCCGCCGCCGAGCAGCTCGCCACCGACGGCGTGTCCGCCGAGGTCGTGGACCTGCGGGTGCTGCGCCCGCTGGACGAGGCCACGGTGCTGGCGTCGGTCGCCCGCACCCACCGCCTCGTCGTCGTCGACAACGCCTGGCGCAGCGGCAGCCCGTCGGCCGAGATCGCCGCGCGCGTCGCCGAGCACGCGCTCTACGAGCTCGACGCGCCGATCGAGCGGGTCTGCGGCGTCGAGGTGCCGCTGCCCTACCCGCACCACCTGGAGGAGGCGGCGCTGCCCGGCGTCGCCGACGTGGTGGCGGCGGCCCGGCGGGCGGTGGGCTGA
- the pdhA gene encoding pyruvate dehydrogenase (acetyl-transferring) E1 component subunit alpha yields MTDPKDALALHTAMTRIRRFEERCVELYSAGDIRGFMHLCIGEEAVAVGVTAALGADDAVVSTYREHGHALARGIPMEALFAEMFGRTTGCSGGRGGSMHLFDAARRFYGGNAIVAGGIPLAVGLALADSYTARPQVTACLFGDGAFAEGEFHESLNLAALWGLPVVLCCENNRYAMGTSLARSHAQTDLALRAASYGVRSWAVDGMDAPAVRDAVRLAVDTARAGGGPCFLELRTYRFRAHSMYDADRYRERSEIAGWQEHDPLGALVADLDPDDVAAAEAAIAEEIDAAVAAAQAAPREPVADLTRHVLAER; encoded by the coding sequence GTGACCGACCCGAAGGACGCGCTCGCGCTGCACACCGCGATGACGCGCATCCGCCGCTTCGAGGAGCGCTGCGTCGAGCTCTACAGCGCCGGCGACATCCGCGGCTTCATGCACCTGTGCATCGGGGAGGAGGCGGTGGCCGTCGGCGTGACGGCCGCGCTCGGCGCGGACGACGCGGTCGTGTCCACCTACCGCGAGCACGGGCACGCGCTCGCCCGCGGCATCCCGATGGAGGCGCTGTTCGCCGAGATGTTCGGCCGCACCACCGGCTGCAGCGGCGGGCGCGGCGGCTCGATGCACCTGTTCGACGCCGCCCGCCGCTTCTACGGCGGCAACGCGATCGTCGCCGGGGGCATCCCGCTCGCCGTCGGGCTGGCACTGGCCGACTCCTACACCGCCCGGCCACAGGTCACCGCGTGCCTGTTCGGCGACGGCGCGTTCGCCGAGGGCGAGTTCCACGAGTCGCTCAACCTGGCCGCGCTGTGGGGGCTGCCGGTGGTGTTGTGCTGCGAGAACAACCGGTACGCGATGGGCACGTCGCTGGCGCGGAGCCACGCCCAGACCGACCTGGCGCTGCGGGCCGCCTCCTACGGGGTGCGGTCGTGGGCGGTCGACGGCATGGACGCACCCGCGGTGCGCGACGCCGTGCGGCTGGCCGTCGACACCGCCCGCGCCGGGGGCGGGCCCTGCTTCCTGGAGCTGCGCACCTACCGGTTCCGGGCGCACTCGATGTACGACGCCGACCGCTACCGCGAGCGGTCGGAGATCGCGGGCTGGCAGGAACACGACCCGCTCGGCGCCCTGGTCGCCGACCTGGACCCGGACGACGTCGCCGCGGCCGAGGCCGCGATCGCGGAGGAGATCGACGCGGCGGTCGCGGCGGCGCAGGCGGCGCCGCGCGAACCGGTCGCCGACCTGACCCGGCACGTGCTGGCGGAGCGGTGA
- the acsA gene encoding acetate--CoA ligase codes for MQPYVIRPPDAARRAANVPDPRRARTRFTWAAAREGLDGLPGGAGLNIAHEAVVRHTADPARADRVALRWLDRTDAVHDLTYRDLDARTARFANLLTRLGVGPGERVFTLLGRVPALYVGVLGALRARCVVSPLFSAFGPQPVRERMHLGGAAVLVTTPHLYRRTVAPVRAELPHLRHVLLTGGDPAGGGEPGTLDLDALLAAEEPVHTIGPTDPQDPALLHFTSGTTGTPKGALHVHEAVVAHLATARAALDLRPDDLFWCTADPGWVTGTSYGIVAPLVVGATLLSDQGEFDALRWYRTLEREGVTVWYTAPTAIRMLMRRGERGVPALPHLRLVASVGEPLDPEAVRWTARVLGRPAHDNWWQTETGAIMIANLPADDIAPGSMGRPLPGVTAALLARGPDGRAAVGTHGAVHVLHGVAEGELALRAGWPSMFRSYLGAPERYAACFADGWYLTGDIARRDLDGRYWFVARADDVIKSAGHLVGPFEVESVLTAHPAVAEAGVIGTPDPVAGELVKAFVTLSAGEAPTEELRAELLTFARRALGAVAPKEIEFADTLPHTRSGKVMRRLLKARELGLPEGDLSMLEVAR; via the coding sequence ATGCAGCCGTACGTGATCCGCCCACCCGACGCCGCGCGGCGCGCGGCCAACGTCCCCGATCCCCGGCGGGCCCGCACGCGGTTCACCTGGGCCGCCGCCCGGGAGGGTCTGGACGGGCTGCCCGGCGGGGCCGGACTGAACATCGCCCACGAGGCGGTCGTCCGGCACACCGCCGACCCCGCCCGGGCGGACCGCGTCGCCCTGCGCTGGCTCGACCGGACCGACGCCGTGCACGACCTGACCTACCGCGACCTGGACGCGCGCACGGCCCGGTTCGCCAACCTGCTCACCCGGCTCGGCGTCGGGCCGGGTGAGCGGGTGTTCACGCTGCTGGGCCGGGTGCCCGCGCTGTACGTGGGCGTGCTGGGCGCACTCCGGGCACGCTGCGTGGTCTCCCCGTTGTTCTCCGCGTTCGGCCCGCAGCCGGTGCGCGAGCGGATGCACCTCGGCGGGGCCGCCGTGCTGGTGACGACGCCCCACCTCTACCGGCGCACCGTCGCCCCGGTCCGCGCCGAGCTGCCCCACCTGCGCCACGTCCTGCTCACCGGTGGCGACCCGGCGGGCGGCGGGGAGCCCGGCACCCTGGACCTGGACGCGCTGCTGGCCGCCGAGGAGCCCGTCCACACGATCGGCCCGACCGACCCGCAGGACCCCGCGCTGCTGCACTTCACCAGCGGCACCACCGGCACGCCGAAGGGCGCGCTGCACGTGCACGAGGCCGTGGTGGCCCACCTGGCCACCGCCCGCGCCGCGCTCGACCTGCGCCCCGACGACCTGTTCTGGTGCACCGCCGACCCCGGCTGGGTGACCGGCACCTCGTACGGGATCGTCGCTCCGCTCGTCGTCGGCGCGACGCTGCTGTCGGACCAGGGCGAGTTCGACGCACTGCGTTGGTACCGCACGCTGGAGCGGGAGGGCGTCACGGTCTGGTACACCGCCCCGACGGCGATCCGGATGCTCATGCGCCGCGGCGAGCGGGGCGTGCCCGCGCTGCCCCACCTGCGGCTGGTGGCCAGCGTGGGTGAGCCGCTCGACCCGGAGGCGGTGCGCTGGACCGCCCGGGTGCTCGGGCGGCCGGCACACGACAACTGGTGGCAGACCGAGACCGGCGCGATCATGATCGCCAACCTGCCCGCGGACGACATCGCGCCGGGCTCGATGGGCCGTCCGCTGCCCGGTGTCACGGCGGCGCTGCTGGCCCGCGGCCCCGACGGCCGGGCCGCGGTCGGCACGCACGGTGCCGTGCACGTCCTGCACGGCGTCGCCGAGGGCGAGCTGGCCCTGCGCGCCGGCTGGCCGTCGATGTTCCGCAGCTACCTGGGCGCGCCGGAGCGCTACGCGGCGTGCTTCGCCGACGGCTGGTACCTCACCGGCGACATCGCCCGGCGCGACCTCGACGGGCGCTACTGGTTCGTGGCCCGCGCCGACGACGTCATCAAGTCCGCGGGCCACCTCGTCGGCCCGTTCGAGGTGGAGAGCGTGCTGACCGCCCACCCCGCCGTCGCCGAGGCCGGCGTGATCGGCACGCCCGACCCGGTGGCCGGCGAGCTGGTGAAGGCGTTCGTGACGCTGAGCGCCGGTGAGGCGCCGACCGAGGAGCTGCGGGCGGAGCTGCTGACCTTCGCCCGCCGCGCGCTCGGCGCGGTCGCCCCCAAGGAGATCGAGTTCGCCGACACGCTCCCGCACACGCGCAGCGGGAAGGTCATGCGGCGGCTGCTGAAGGCCCGCGAGCTGGGCCTGCCCGAAGGGGACCTGTCGATGCTGGAGGTGGCGCGGTGA
- a CDS encoding nitroreductase/quinone reductase family protein: MPTTISRRVPPQRLVTLANPLVRAVARSPLHGLVDDALLVLHVVGRRTGRRYDVPVGYVPLDGELVVVTRHAWRVNLRGVAEVEVTHRAHRARRRVRLEEDPATVAATLHRLVVRHGPVQAQRRLGLVFPGGLEPSAAELEVAVREFGLAVLRVADTGSGS, translated from the coding sequence ATGCCCACCACCATCAGCCGCCGTGTCCCGCCCCAGCGCCTGGTGACGCTGGCCAACCCGCTCGTCCGCGCGGTGGCGCGCTCGCCGCTGCACGGCCTGGTCGACGACGCACTGCTGGTGCTGCACGTCGTCGGGCGGCGCACCGGGCGGCGCTACGACGTCCCGGTCGGCTACGTGCCGCTCGACGGCGAGCTCGTCGTCGTCACCCGGCACGCCTGGCGGGTGAACCTGCGCGGCGTGGCCGAGGTCGAGGTGACCCACCGGGCCCACCGGGCACGGCGGCGGGTGCGGCTCGAGGAGGACCCGGCCACGGTCGCGGCCACGCTGCACCGGCTCGTGGTGCGCCACGGGCCGGTGCAGGCGCAGCGGCGGCTCGGGCTGGTCTTCCCCGGCGGGCTGGAGCCGTCGGCGGCCGAGCTGGAGGTGGCGGTGCGCGAGTTCGGGCTCGCCGTGCTGCGGGTGGCGGACACCGGGTCCGGGAGCTGA
- a CDS encoding CBS domain-containing protein produces the protein MDTLTVSDVMTTHVLTARPAMPLKELARVLTEHRVGALPVLDADDRVIGMVSERDLLSKQAQPLPRPRRWWQTRRARREIRRAEADTVAHLMTRRPVTVGPAAKLAEAARRMTEHELKHLPVVDDGGSLVGIVSRADLIGAYLRTDEQIRTAVLDDVFLHVLWTDATQVEVSVTDGIVTIDGTVEQRSTAEMAEHLVRRLDGVVDVVCTLAYRVDDGGLDGRPPHRPQARPTTTTDTAGITT, from the coding sequence ATGGACACCCTGACCGTCTCCGACGTCATGACCACCCACGTGTTGACCGCCCGGCCCGCGATGCCGCTGAAGGAACTCGCGCGGGTCCTCACCGAGCACCGGGTCGGGGCGCTGCCGGTGCTCGACGCCGACGACCGCGTCATCGGGATGGTCTCCGAACGGGACCTGCTGTCCAAGCAGGCGCAGCCGCTCCCCCGGCCCCGGCGCTGGTGGCAGACCCGCCGGGCCCGTCGGGAGATCCGGCGGGCCGAGGCGGACACCGTCGCCCACCTCATGACCCGGCGACCGGTCACCGTCGGCCCGGCCGCGAAGCTGGCCGAGGCGGCCAGGCGGATGACCGAGCACGAGCTGAAGCACCTCCCCGTCGTCGACGACGGCGGGTCGCTGGTCGGCATCGTCAGCCGGGCCGACCTGATCGGCGCCTACCTGCGCACCGACGAGCAGATCCGGACCGCCGTGCTCGACGACGTGTTCCTGCACGTGCTGTGGACCGACGCGACCCAGGTCGAGGTGTCCGTCACCGACGGGATCGTGACCATCGACGGCACCGTCGAGCAGCGCAGCACGGCCGAGATGGCCGAGCACCTCGTCCGCCGCCTGGACGGTGTCGTCGACGTCGTCTGCACGCTCGCGTACCGCGTCGACGACGGCGGGCTCGACGGCCGCCCGCCGCATCGCCCGCAGGCCAGGCCGACGACGACGACCGACACGGCCGGCATCACGACGTGA
- a CDS encoding pyridoxamine 5'-phosphate oxidase family protein codes for MEEPPGARADGVDVLDRETCLALLGTVAVGRLAWSDTDGRIQLRPVTFGLDDGCVAFRCGPGSMLTAIGEGRPVSFEADGIEPALSTGWSVLVAGATAELVPPSAPRPGPRIVEPWARGGRPHLVRLRAGQVTGRRLGPTAGGVSVVRVGPDDAAG; via the coding sequence ATGGAGGAACCACCCGGCGCGCGCGCCGACGGGGTCGACGTCCTCGACCGGGAGACCTGCCTGGCCCTGCTCGGGACCGTCGCCGTCGGCCGGCTCGCCTGGTCCGACACGGACGGGCGGATCCAGCTCAGGCCGGTCACCTTCGGGCTGGACGACGGATGCGTCGCGTTCCGGTGCGGGCCGGGCTCGATGCTCACCGCGATCGGCGAGGGCCGTCCGGTCAGCTTCGAGGCGGACGGCATCGAACCCGCGCTGAGCACCGGGTGGAGCGTGCTGGTGGCGGGGGCCACGGCGGAACTGGTTCCCCCCTCGGCGCCGCGGCCCGGCCCGCGGATCGTCGAACCGTGGGCCCGGGGTGGGCGGCCGCACCTGGTCCGGCTGCGAGCCGGTCAGGTCACCGGCCGGCGCCTGGGGCCGACCGCCGGAGGGGTCAGCGTCGTGCGGGTGGGTCCCGACGACGCGGCGGGCTGA
- a CDS encoding DUF1918 domain-containing protein gives MIASQGDRIVVESVHLDSGRRSGEVLEVLGDGDTRHYRIRWQDGHKSVYFPGPDARLADGG, from the coding sequence GTGATCGCATCTCAGGGTGACCGGATCGTCGTCGAATCCGTCCACCTGGACTCCGGGCGCCGGTCCGGTGAGGTGCTCGAGGTACTCGGCGACGGCGACACCCGCCACTACCGCATCCGATGGCAGGACGGGCACAAGTCCGTCTACTTCCCCGGCCCGGACGCGCGGCTCGCCGACGGAGGATGA
- a CDS encoding DUF3040 domain-containing protein has protein sequence MLSERDRRILHEMERQLSDEDRRMESVTHRTRRHQRRLRRGVDVALVLSALSALLCFALATPATIGAGVVATGLVAALLLMRRSPGRPHAAGPSMRALRRWFTTPRGRAPRR, from the coding sequence ATGCTCAGCGAACGCGACCGACGGATCCTGCACGAGATGGAACGACAGCTGTCCGACGAGGACCGGCGGATGGAGTCGGTCACCCACCGCACCCGGCGCCACCAGCGCCGGCTGCGCCGCGGGGTCGACGTCGCGCTGGTCCTCTCCGCCCTCTCCGCCCTCCTGTGCTTCGCGCTGGCCACCCCGGCCACCATCGGCGCGGGCGTGGTCGCCACCGGTCTGGTCGCGGCGCTGCTCCTGATGCGCCGGTCACCCGGCCGGCCGCACGCGGCCGGCCCATCGATGCGGGCACTCCGGCGCTGGTTCACCACACCCCGCGGTCGCGCCCCCCGGCGGTGA